ACTATCTGATATATGGGATGCTAACAGTGAACTAATACCAGGAAAATATCCAATGTTGCTGATTGGTAACAGTAATCACAGTAATTACTGGAACAGTACATTCTGGAAGAAGAATGTTAAGTATATAAAGTTAAGAAACTTAGAGTTTGGTTATAATTTCCCAAAATCTATTGTTGAAAAAGCTTCACTTTCTGATTTAAGATTATATCTCGCTGGTCAGAACCTAGTTGGATTAACCAATTTAATTGGAGTCGATCCTGAAATACAGGAGACAAATGGGTTAGCTTATCCTACAACCAGGATCGTGAATATTGGTTTAACTGTAAAATTCTAAAAAGTTATGAAATTAAAAAATATATTTATAGCATTTGCTTTAGTGCTTTTTGCACTCACAAGTTGCTCCGAATTTTTGGAGAGAGAACCGGATACAATATTATCTGACGATCAGGTTTTCGGTGACGAAGTTATGATCAAATCAGTTCTTTCTAACTTCTATGGCAGAATTACATGGGGGCAGCATATAGATGACTCCTATTCTTATACAATTTTGGATGAGGCATCAAGATCAGAAAGTGGTCCTGACACCAGACAAGGATTTGAAGATAACAGATGGAGGGTATATGATTATACATTAATGAGAAACCTCAATCAGTTTTTAAAAGGTGTACGTGAAACTGATGTATTAGATGCTGATACGCAAAAAATGTTAGAAGGGGAAGCTAGATTTATAAGAGCTTGGTTATATTTTAATATGGCTCGAGGAATGGGTGGTATGCCTATTATAGGAGATGAAGTATTTGAATATAGCCCGGGTATGGACATTACCACATTGCAATATCCGAGATCTACTGAAGCTGAAATTTACAACTATATAATTTCAGAATGTGAAGCTATCAAGAATTTTCTTCCTGAAAATCCAAGTATCAATGCAGCCAGAGCTACCAAATGGGCAGCATTAATGCTTAAGGCAAGAGCAGCTGTTTATGCAGGATCAATTGCAAATTACAATAACAAAATGCCAAACCCGATTAAAACTCCGGGTGGTGAAGTTGGAATTGATGCTAACCTTGCACAAGGATACTATCAAACAGCACTTTCAGCAGCAGAAGAGGTAATAAACAGCGGTAAATACGAATTACAACTTAATAAACCGGATGACAGAGGAAGAAATTTTTATGAAGCTTTATCTGTAAAAGAAAATAATAAAGAGGTAATTTGGGCACGTGATTATAAATATCCTGGACAGACTAATGGGTTCACACAAATAAATATTCCTGCTTCACATGCTGAAGATATCGACCGTGCTTATGCAGGTCCAATACTAAATCTAGTTGAAGATTTTGAATACATTAATGATAGAGATGGTGAAATTAAAATCAGAGACAATGAAGGTAACTATATCTTTTATGATAGAGCAGAGGATGCATTTGCAAATAAAGATCCAAGATTATGGGGAACTGTAATTTATCCGGGAGCTATCTTTAAAGGTTCACCTGTTGTACTTCAGGCTGGTCAGAAATATTTTGAAAACGGTGAGTGGCATGTAAGAACCAGTACACCTGGTAGTACTGATGAAAATGATATCTTGATAACATCAATAAATGGTCCTAATCAATCAAATGACCAGTACGTAAACAAATCAGGATTTTTCTTCCGCAAATTCTTAGATGAAACTCCAAGTGCTTCAACACGTGGTAGAAGAAGTGAAATGTGGTTCCCAAGATTCAGATTTGCAGAAGCTGTAATGATTGCATCAGAAGCAGCCTTTGAATTAGGACAGGCTGATAAAGCTCTAACATATTTGAATATGGTTAGAGAAAGAGCAGGAATTCAACCACTTACTTCAATGACATTTGATGATATTGTACAGGAAAGAAGAGTTGAGTTTGCATTTGAAGATCACAGGTATTGGGATTTAAAACGTTGGAGAATTGCAGATAAAGTATGGAATGGTATTCAGGATGATCCTAATGCTCAGCAGTGGGGATTGTTTCCATATCTTGTGAATGATCCAGGCAATCCTAATCATGGAAAATGGGTATTTGATAAAATTAAAATTCATATGTCACCATTTCCAAGAGACTTTCAAATGAGAAATTATTATAATTTCATTGATCAGGGATGGATAAATAATAATCCAAAGTTGGTTAAGAATCCTTATCAATAAATAATGTCTAATTTCGAAAAAATAAACAATTATGATACAATATAAATACTTTGTTATAATATTACTGTCAGTAATGATGTTTACTGCCTGTGGTTTGGACAATTATGATGCTCCCCAATCTGAGCTGCATGGAAAAATCACATATAACGGACAGACTTTAGGTTTACGAGGAACCGGTGAAGCTGTTCAATTGCAACTTTATCAGGATGGTTATGAATTAAGAGATAACATACCTGTATATGTAGGACAGGATGGAACTTTTAGTGCTAAATTATTTGATGGAGAATATAAACTGGTTACCAGAAATCAGAACGGACCATGGGTAAATTCTCGTGATACAACAGTGATTAAATTAAATGGAACAACTACAGTTGATGTTCAGGTAACACCTTACTTTACGATATCAGGTGCTAATATTTCACTTAATGGTTCACAGCTGAATGCTTCATTTACTGTAAATCAGGTTGTAGAAACAGCAAATATCGAATATGTAATGTTGCTTGTTAGTAAAACCAATTTCGTTGATGATGTTTCTTATATTGGTCGTGAGGATTTCAGAAATGTTGAAGCAGGTGCATTAAATTTATCAATGGATCTGTCCAGCAATCAGCAGGTTGCAAGTGCTAAGGCTCTTTTTGGAAGAGTTGGAGTAAGAACCGTTGGTGCTGATCAGGCAATATATTCAGATGTAGTAAGATTGAAATAATAAGTAATCAATCAATAACAGATAAAATGTATGGAGGAGGGGCTATTTTTAGCTCCCTCCATACTTTATTTAATACAAACTTTAATAAGAATTAG
This window of the Lascolabacillus massiliensis genome carries:
- a CDS encoding RagB/SusD family nutrient uptake outer membrane protein yields the protein MKLKNIFIAFALVLFALTSCSEFLEREPDTILSDDQVFGDEVMIKSVLSNFYGRITWGQHIDDSYSYTILDEASRSESGPDTRQGFEDNRWRVYDYTLMRNLNQFLKGVRETDVLDADTQKMLEGEARFIRAWLYFNMARGMGGMPIIGDEVFEYSPGMDITTLQYPRSTEAEIYNYIISECEAIKNFLPENPSINAARATKWAALMLKARAAVYAGSIANYNNKMPNPIKTPGGEVGIDANLAQGYYQTALSAAEEVINSGKYELQLNKPDDRGRNFYEALSVKENNKEVIWARDYKYPGQTNGFTQINIPASHAEDIDRAYAGPILNLVEDFEYINDRDGEIKIRDNEGNYIFYDRAEDAFANKDPRLWGTVIYPGAIFKGSPVVLQAGQKYFENGEWHVRTSTPGSTDENDILITSINGPNQSNDQYVNKSGFFFRKFLDETPSASTRGRRSEMWFPRFRFAEAVMIASEAAFELGQADKALTYLNMVRERAGIQPLTSMTFDDIVQERRVEFAFEDHRYWDLKRWRIADKVWNGIQDDPNAQQWGLFPYLVNDPGNPNHGKWVFDKIKIHMSPFPRDFQMRNYYNFIDQGWINNNPKLVKNPYQ
- a CDS encoding DUF3823 domain-containing protein, yielding MIQYKYFVIILLSVMMFTACGLDNYDAPQSELHGKITYNGQTLGLRGTGEAVQLQLYQDGYELRDNIPVYVGQDGTFSAKLFDGEYKLVTRNQNGPWVNSRDTTVIKLNGTTTVDVQVTPYFTISGANISLNGSQLNASFTVNQVVETANIEYVMLLVSKTNFVDDVSYIGREDFRNVEAGALNLSMDLSSNQQVASAKALFGRVGVRTVGADQAIYSDVVRLK